The window TCGGCCCACGCGGTCGCGTGATCGCGGTCGAGCTCGCGCCGGATCTCGTGGAGCGCGCGCGCAAGAACCTCGCGCGCTGGAAGCAGGTCGAGGTGCGCCACGCCGACGGCGTGACGCAGCCCGCGGAGAACGTCGACGTCGTGTTCGTGCAGGCGGGCGTCACGCACCCGCAGCAGCGCTGGCTCGACGTGCTGCCCGTGGGCGGCCGCCTCGCGCTCGCGCTGACCGCGATCCTCCCGCCCTCGCGCGTGCGCCGCATCGTGCGCGACCACGCCGGCTGGTTACTCGTCGCCAGGAAGACCGAACGCGGCTTCCACGCGCGCTTCCTCGAAGTGATCGGCGTGCAAGCCCTCCTCGGCGGCCGCGACGCCGCCGTGCAAGCGCGCCTCCGCGCCGCCTACGACCGCGAGCGCGGCAACCGCCCACCCGTCGCCTCGCTCCGCACCGACTCCCACGCGCAAGAAGCAGCCTGCTGGCTCCACGAAGAATCGTGGTGCCTCTCCCGCCGCGAGCTCTCCTAACAACACCGCGCCGCGCTCCACCCGAAACTCGACGCGCGTTCGCCCGAACGCCAGATCGTCTCGGCAGTCGAACGCTCCACCCAGTCACGTCGGCCGAGGCAGCAAGCGAAGCGCGCAGCAAACCGCGGAGTCTTCGACGCGGTTTGCGATGTAAACAAGGAAGAAGGCGAATGCGAAGTGGCAGTCAGTCCGCCGGCGCAAACCGCTCAAACCGCCCCTTATCATTCGCCTTCATGTAAGCGTCCTTGCCCGCGATCTTGTTCTCGCTCGCGAGCTGGAAGAGCACGTCGTCCATCGCCTGCATGCCCTCGCTCTTCCCGCCCTGAATCACCGACGCGAGCATCTGGATGTTGCCCTCGCGGATCAAGTTCGGGAGGCCCTGCGTCCGCAGCAGAATCTCGTGCACGGCCATGCGGCCCTTGCCGTCGGCAGTCGGCAATAACAACTGCGCGACGACGGCGGCGAGCGACTCGCTGAGGCTGAGGCGCACCTGCGGCTGCTCGCTCGCGGGGAACGCGTCGATGATGCGATCGATCGTCTTCGCCGCGCTGTTCGTGTGCAGCGTGCCGAACACGAGCATGCCCATCTCGGCCGCGGTGATCGCGAGCGAGATCGTCTCGCGATCGCGCATTTCGCCCACGAGCACGACGTCGGCGTCTTGGCGCACGGCGGCGCGCAGCGCAGGGGCGAAGCCCTTCGTGTGGTACCCGATTTCGCGGTGCGAGAGCACCGACTGCTGGTTCTGGTGCACGAACTCGACGGGATCTTCGATCGTGACGATGTGGCGCGAGTTCTCGCGATTGATCTTGTCGATGATCGCCGCGAGCGTCGTCGACTTACCGGAGCCGGTCGGGCCCGTGACGACGACGAGGCCTTGGCGCAACTCCGCCAGCTTCCGGATCGCGGGCGGAACCTTCAGGTCGTCCACCGTGAGGATCTTCTCGGGAATGATTCGGAACACCGCGCCCACGCCGGTCTGCTGCACGAAGTAGTTCGCGCGGAAGCGCGCGACGCCGTCGAGGCCGTACGCGAAGTCCGCGTCATGCGTCTCCTCGTACTCGTTCCAGCAATAGTCCGCGCACACCTCGCGCAGCATCTCGCGCAGCTTCCCGTTCTCGACGGGGCTCCAGCCGGCAACGTCGGCGAGCTCGCCGTGAATGCGCACGCGCGGCGTGCGGCCCGCGGCGAGGTGCAGGTCCGAGCCCTTGTTCTCTTTCAGGTACTTCAGCAGGCGATCGATCTCGGCCACGTCTCACCCCTTGATCCGCTTCGGGTCGTCGGCGTTGCGCAGCGCCTCTTCGCGCGAGATCTGACCGCTCGCGACGAGCTTCGAGAGCGAGTCGTCGAGCAGCTGCATGCCATGCGCGCCGCCCATCTGCATGATCGAGAACAGCTGGAAGGTCTTGTTCTCGCGGATCAGATTTCCCACGGCCTTGTTGTTGACGAGCACCTCGAGCGCCGGCACGCGCTTCGAGCCGTCCTTGCTCGGCACGAGCCGCTGCGAGATCACCGCGCGCAGCGACTCCGAAACCATGTTGCGAATCTGATCCTGCTGGTCGGCGGGGAACACGCCGACCAGGCGGTTGATCGTGCGG of the Deltaproteobacteria bacterium genome contains:
- a CDS encoding methyltransferase domain-containing protein, whose amino-acid sequence is MSTAEIAAARAAFAVSLREKGRVSDPRILAAFASVPREDFLGRGPWLTLPDAAGYRSTPDADVRRVYEDVAIALDPARMLNNGSPGFLGRVIEALEVKEGERVAHIGCSTGYYSAILGEVVGPRGRVIAVELAPDLVERARKNLARWKQVEVRHADGVTQPAENVDVVFVQAGVTHPQQRWLDVLPVGGRLALALTAILPPSRVRRIVRDHAGWLLVARKTERGFHARFLEVIGVQALLGGRDAAVQARLRAAYDRERGNRPPVASLRTDSHAQEAACWLHEESWCLSRRELS
- a CDS encoding type IV pilus twitching motility protein PilT; translation: MAEIDRLLKYLKENKGSDLHLAAGRTPRVRIHGELADVAGWSPVENGKLREMLREVCADYCWNEYEETHDADFAYGLDGVARFRANYFVQQTGVGAVFRIIPEKILTVDDLKVPPAIRKLAELRQGLVVVTGPTGSGKSTTLAAIIDKINRENSRHIVTIEDPVEFVHQNQQSVLSHREIGYHTKGFAPALRAAVRQDADVVLVGEMRDRETISLAITAAEMGMLVFGTLHTNSAAKTIDRIIDAFPASEQPQVRLSLSESLAAVVAQLLLPTADGKGRMAVHEILLRTQGLPNLIREGNIQMLASVIQGGKSEGMQAMDDVLFQLASENKIAGKDAYMKANDKGRFERFAPAD